In one Amia ocellicauda isolate fAmiCal2 chromosome 2, fAmiCal2.hap1, whole genome shotgun sequence genomic region, the following are encoded:
- the fbxl7 gene encoding F-box/LRR-repeat protein 7 isoform X1 has translation MGANNGKHYGSEGKGSSSLSSDVSSSTDHTPTKAPKNAATSEDSDVSMRTLSTPSPALICPPTSQALINGKDSSTSSSSVTGETIAMVHTAPNTCLSHSNIRTVSRLQKEQAPIDILPDYSFIQIFSHLPTNQLCHCARVCHRWYNLAWDPRLWRTIRLMGDLLHVDRALKILTRRLCQDTPNVCLMLETVVISGCRRLTDRGLYTIAQCCPELRRLEVSGCYNISNEAVFDIVSRCPNLEHLDVSGCSKVTCISLTREVSVKLSPMHGKQISIRYLDMTDCFVLEDEGLHTIAAHCTQLTHLYLRRCVRITDEGLRYLVIHCTSVKELSVSDCRFVSDFGLREIAKLESRLRYLSIAHCGRVTDVGIHYVAKYCAKLRYLNARGCEGITDHGLEYLAKNCTKLKSLDIGKCPLVSDTGLEFLALNCFNLKRLSLKSCESITGGGLHIVAANCFDLQLLNVQDCEIPVEALQFVKRHCKRCVIEHTNPAFF, from the exons ACTCTGATGTCAGCATGCGGACGCTGAGCACACCAAGTCCTGCTCTGATCTGTCCCCCAACCTCACAGGCTTTAATCAATGGCAAAGACTCATCTACCTCCTCGTCTTCTGTCACTGGTGAAACCATCGCCATGGTGCACACTGCTCCCAACACTTGCCTGTCCCACTCCAACATTAGAACTGTGTCAAGGCTGCAAAAAGAGCAAGCCCCTATTGACATCCTGCCTGACTACTCCTTCATCCAGATCTTCTCCCACCTGCCTACAAACCAGCTTTGCCACTGTGCTCGGGTCTGCCACCGCTGGTACAATCTGGCCTGGGACCCCAGGCTATGGAGAACCATCCGCTTAATGGGGGACTTGCTGCATGTGGACCGTGCCTTGAAGATCCTCACCCGCCGCCTTTGCCAAGACACTCCCAATGTGTGCCTTATGCTGGAGACGGTGGTTATCAGTGGCTGCCGCAGACTGACGGACAGAGGACTCTACACCATTGCACAGTGCTGTCCTGAGTTGAGGAGGCTGGAAGTGTCTGGCTGTTACAACATCTCCAATGAGGCAGTCTTTGATATTGTGTCACGCTGTCCAAATTTGGAACATCTGGATGTTTCAG GTTGTTCCAAGGTGACTTGTATCAGTTTAACACGGGAAGTCTCGGTCAAACTCTCCCCCATGCATGGCAAGCAGATCTCCATTCGCTACCTAGATATGACAGACTGTTTTGTACTGGAGGATGAGGGCCTGCACACAATTGCAGCACATTGTACACAGCTCACCCACCTCTACCTACGCCGCTGTGTGCGAATTACAGATGAAGGCCTACGCTACCTGGTCATCCACTGCACCTCTGTCAAGGAGCTAAGTGTCAGCGACTGTCGCTTTGTGAGTGACTTCGGCCTGCGGGAGATTGCCAAGCTGGAGTCCCGTCTACGCTACCTCAGCATTGCACACTGTGGCCGTGTCACTGATGTGGGTATTCATTATGTGGCCAAGTACTGTGCTAAGCTGCGGTACCTCAATGCCCGGGGGTGTGAGGGCATCACAGACCATGGCCTAGAGTATCTGGCCAAGAACTGCACCAAGCTTAAATCCCTTGATATTGGCAAATGCCCCCTGGTGTCTGACACAGGTTTGGAGTTTCTGGCACTCAACTGCTTCAACCTCAAGCGCCTCAGCCTCAAGTCTTGTGAAAGTATAACCGGTGGGGGACTACATATTGTGGCAGCCAACTGCTTCGACCTGCAGCTGCTAAATGTGCAGGACTGCGAGATCCCAGTGGAGGCACTGCAGTTTGTAAAGCGCCACTGCAAGCGCTGTGTGATAGAGCACACCAACCCTGCTTTCTTCTGA
- the fbxl7 gene encoding F-box/LRR-repeat protein 7 isoform X2: MRTLSTPSPALICPPTSQALINGKDSSTSSSSVTGETIAMVHTAPNTCLSHSNIRTVSRLQKEQAPIDILPDYSFIQIFSHLPTNQLCHCARVCHRWYNLAWDPRLWRTIRLMGDLLHVDRALKILTRRLCQDTPNVCLMLETVVISGCRRLTDRGLYTIAQCCPELRRLEVSGCYNISNEAVFDIVSRCPNLEHLDVSGCSKVTCISLTREVSVKLSPMHGKQISIRYLDMTDCFVLEDEGLHTIAAHCTQLTHLYLRRCVRITDEGLRYLVIHCTSVKELSVSDCRFVSDFGLREIAKLESRLRYLSIAHCGRVTDVGIHYVAKYCAKLRYLNARGCEGITDHGLEYLAKNCTKLKSLDIGKCPLVSDTGLEFLALNCFNLKRLSLKSCESITGGGLHIVAANCFDLQLLNVQDCEIPVEALQFVKRHCKRCVIEHTNPAFF, encoded by the exons ATGCGGACGCTGAGCACACCAAGTCCTGCTCTGATCTGTCCCCCAACCTCACAGGCTTTAATCAATGGCAAAGACTCATCTACCTCCTCGTCTTCTGTCACTGGTGAAACCATCGCCATGGTGCACACTGCTCCCAACACTTGCCTGTCCCACTCCAACATTAGAACTGTGTCAAGGCTGCAAAAAGAGCAAGCCCCTATTGACATCCTGCCTGACTACTCCTTCATCCAGATCTTCTCCCACCTGCCTACAAACCAGCTTTGCCACTGTGCTCGGGTCTGCCACCGCTGGTACAATCTGGCCTGGGACCCCAGGCTATGGAGAACCATCCGCTTAATGGGGGACTTGCTGCATGTGGACCGTGCCTTGAAGATCCTCACCCGCCGCCTTTGCCAAGACACTCCCAATGTGTGCCTTATGCTGGAGACGGTGGTTATCAGTGGCTGCCGCAGACTGACGGACAGAGGACTCTACACCATTGCACAGTGCTGTCCTGAGTTGAGGAGGCTGGAAGTGTCTGGCTGTTACAACATCTCCAATGAGGCAGTCTTTGATATTGTGTCACGCTGTCCAAATTTGGAACATCTGGATGTTTCAG GTTGTTCCAAGGTGACTTGTATCAGTTTAACACGGGAAGTCTCGGTCAAACTCTCCCCCATGCATGGCAAGCAGATCTCCATTCGCTACCTAGATATGACAGACTGTTTTGTACTGGAGGATGAGGGCCTGCACACAATTGCAGCACATTGTACACAGCTCACCCACCTCTACCTACGCCGCTGTGTGCGAATTACAGATGAAGGCCTACGCTACCTGGTCATCCACTGCACCTCTGTCAAGGAGCTAAGTGTCAGCGACTGTCGCTTTGTGAGTGACTTCGGCCTGCGGGAGATTGCCAAGCTGGAGTCCCGTCTACGCTACCTCAGCATTGCACACTGTGGCCGTGTCACTGATGTGGGTATTCATTATGTGGCCAAGTACTGTGCTAAGCTGCGGTACCTCAATGCCCGGGGGTGTGAGGGCATCACAGACCATGGCCTAGAGTATCTGGCCAAGAACTGCACCAAGCTTAAATCCCTTGATATTGGCAAATGCCCCCTGGTGTCTGACACAGGTTTGGAGTTTCTGGCACTCAACTGCTTCAACCTCAAGCGCCTCAGCCTCAAGTCTTGTGAAAGTATAACCGGTGGGGGACTACATATTGTGGCAGCCAACTGCTTCGACCTGCAGCTGCTAAATGTGCAGGACTGCGAGATCCCAGTGGAGGCACTGCAGTTTGTAAAGCGCCACTGCAAGCGCTGTGTGATAGAGCACACCAACCCTGCTTTCTTCTGA